From Macrobrachium nipponense isolate FS-2020 chromosome 48, ASM1510439v2, whole genome shotgun sequence, a single genomic window includes:
- the LOC135205137 gene encoding uncharacterized protein LOC135205137 — protein sequence MKVIGVDSRKVRAIAEFPKPQNITDLRSFMGLTNQLGSFSSAIAAAAQPLRDLLKPRNEWCWTPQHDMAFEKTKEALIAPPVLAHFGCIVLPTMLKLTHPSYMVWGLFCCNNMERLGSSSSVDPGF from the coding sequence ATGAAGGTTATAGGTGTAGATTCTCGGAAGGTGAGAGCTATAGCTGAATTTCCAAAGCCACAAAATATCACTGATCTCAGGTCATTCATGGGTTTAACCAATCAGCTTGGGAGTTTTTCTTCTGCGATTGCAGCTGCTGCACAGCCACTCAGGGACCTGCTTAAACCTCGGAATGAGTGGTGCTGGACCCCTCAACATGACATGGCTTTCGAGAAAACTAAAGAAGCACTCATAGCTCCTCCTGTTTTAGCTCATTTTGGATGCATCGTTTTACCTACTATGCTCAAACTGACGCATCCAAGTTACATGGTATGGGGTTTGTTTTGCTGCAACAACATGGAGAGGCTTGGAAGCTCATCCAGTGTGGATCCAGGTTTTTAA